A window of the Drosophila simulans strain w501 chromosome 2L, Prin_Dsim_3.1, whole genome shotgun sequence genome harbors these coding sequences:
- the LOC27207531 gene encoding uncharacterized protein LOC27207531 encodes MKLFHLSTRTPLNIFHSLYCPLGLSQTSVANFEPRPY; translated from the coding sequence ATGAaacttttccacctttccacTCGCACtccattaaacatttttcattcgctTTATTGCCCTCTTGGGCTGTCACAAACAAGTGTGGCCAACTTCGAGCCACGCCCATATTAG
- the LOC27206498 gene encoding serglycin produces MVYTERTDKCLSSTTKDNQSTKGQNHSKSSSGSGSGSGSGSGSWSSQASSADKWKYNNMVKNDRQQFNGMHFS; encoded by the coding sequence ATGGTCTACACCGAACGTACCGACAAGTGCCTGAGCAGCACCACCAAGGACAACCAGTCCACGAAGGGTCAGAACCACTCCAAGTCGAGCAGCGGCTCCGGATCGGGTTCGGGATCAGGATCGGGATCTTGGAGCAGTCAAGCATCGAGTGCGGACAAGTGGAAGTACAACAACATGGTGAAGAACGATCGCCAGCAATTCAATGGGATGCATTTCTCCTAA
- the LOC27207718 gene encoding uncharacterized protein LOC27207718, with amino-acid sequence MPKISHTDSKQKLLKQARLGKHLSSKKGSRTGNSANNKELKVLTLLQTVP; translated from the exons ATGCCAAAAATTAGCCACACGGattccaaacaaaaattgttgaaGCAAGCTAG aTTGGGCAAACATCTGTCATCGAAAAAAGGATCGCGCACTGGAAACTCGGCCAACAACAAGGAACTTAAAGTACTCACCCTGTTGCAAACTGTACCGTGA
- the LOC27206565 gene encoding uncharacterized protein LOC27206565: MKTPDTKAKLLNNISLSKHLSSKKGGSRTSNCGNCLEFSVLTRLSSVP, encoded by the exons ATGAAGACACCGGACACCAAAGCCAAGTTGCTGAATAATATAAG TCTATCTAAACACCTGTCTTCCAAGAAAGGCGGCTCTCGCACTAGTAACTGCGGCAATTGTCTGGAATTCTCCGTGCTGACGCGTCTCTCCAGCGTGCCCTGA